One segment of Pirellulales bacterium DNA contains the following:
- the queG gene encoding tRNA epoxyqueuosine(34) reductase QueG, with the protein MQATSLTDALKTEARRLGFDLAGACPAVGPGGMERFHEWLAAGYAGRMQYLADRAAAYEHPRHVLDGARSVLMLAMVYRTTEPIEARAGEGRVSRYAWGQDYHELIRARLNRLADFLQDQAPGAKVRGVVDTAPLLEREFAQLAGLGWIGKNTLLLNKQLGSWFFLAALLTDIELDYDAPHETDHCGTCRACLDACPTDAFVAPYVLDARRCISYLTIELRASIPTNLRGGIGDWFFGCDVCQDVCPWNHRAPATAEPAFAPDDKMNPVALAALFALDDAGFRERFRRTPLWRAKRRGLLRNAAIVLGNRPDRATIPALTRGLNDVEPLVRAACVWALMQFDDQLARAALAARRAIETDPEVLREWN; encoded by the coding sequence ATGCAAGCAACTTCGCTTACCGACGCATTAAAAACCGAGGCCCGGCGGCTGGGGTTCGATTTGGCGGGGGCTTGTCCGGCGGTGGGGCCCGGTGGAATGGAGCGATTTCACGAATGGCTGGCGGCCGGATACGCCGGGCGAATGCAGTATTTAGCCGATCGGGCCGCCGCATACGAGCATCCGCGGCATGTTTTGGACGGCGCCCGCAGCGTCCTGATGCTGGCGATGGTCTACCGCACCACAGAGCCGATTGAGGCGCGGGCTGGAGAGGGCCGCGTCTCGCGGTACGCCTGGGGACAAGACTATCACGAGCTGATTCGCGCCCGGCTCAATCGACTGGCCGACTTTCTTCAAGATCAAGCGCCGGGGGCGAAGGTCCGTGGAGTCGTCGACACCGCGCCGCTTTTGGAGAGGGAATTCGCTCAATTGGCCGGCCTCGGCTGGATCGGCAAGAACACACTGTTGCTCAACAAGCAACTTGGCAGTTGGTTTTTTCTCGCGGCGCTGCTGACCGATATCGAGTTGGACTACGATGCGCCGCACGAAACCGATCATTGCGGCACCTGCCGAGCATGCCTCGACGCCTGCCCGACCGACGCCTTCGTCGCGCCCTATGTACTTGACGCGCGGCGATGCATTAGCTATCTGACGATCGAACTGCGTGCGTCAATACCCACGAACTTGCGCGGCGGGATCGGCGACTGGTTTTTCGGCTGCGATGTCTGCCAGGACGTTTGTCCGTGGAACCATCGCGCGCCAGCGACGGCGGAACCGGCATTCGCACCGGACGACAAAATGAATCCGGTCGCGCTGGCCGCGCTATTCGCGCTCGACGACGCGGGCTTTCGCGAGCGGTTTCGCCGCACGCCGCTGTGGCGGGCGAAACGCCGCGGCCTGCTCCGCAACGCCGCGATCGTGCTGGGCAATAGGCCCGATCGGGCCACGATCCCGGCCTTGACCAGAGGATTGAATGACGTCGAACCGCTCGTGCGTGCTGCCTGCGTCTGGGCCCTCATGCAGTTCGACGATCAGTTGGCTCGCGCCGCATTGGCTGCCCGGCGGGCAATCGAAACCGATCCCGAAGTGCTGCGCGAGTGGAACTGA